From Nodosilinea sp. PGN35:
CGCTGCCCTTGCCGGTTTGTGTCCAGCTAAAGCCGTAGTCGTTGGGGCCAGAGGAGTTCTTGCCATCCTCATACTTGCCATCGAATACCCAGTCGCCCAGGGTGCTGTCGAGGAAAGCGGTGAGGTTGGCTGCAATGGAGCTGCTGACATCGTTGCCCGAGGCGGTCATGCACTGGCTGTAGCTGAGGGAAGACCCGCCCGCCAGGGGATTACTGGTCGCCGAACCGCCAGAACAGGCAAAAGCAGACGTCGGCTGGCTAGTTGTCGTGGCCGGAGGAGTTGTGGTCGTCGTGGCCGGAGGAGTTGTGGTCGTCGTGGCCGGAGGAGTTGTGGTCGAGGCGGCGTTGCCGCTGCCCGCAGGAGGAGCTGTAGGATTGGTCGTGGCCGGGGGAGTTGTGGTCGAGGCAGCGTTGCCGTTGCCATTGCCGTTGCCTTTTCCTTTGCCGGAGTTGGCCAGGGCGTCAGGGGTGGCTAAGCCTACCAGGCCAGCGGTGGCCAGGGCTACGCCCAATAGTTTGAATGCTTTCATGCAGAGCAAGTTCTCCTTCGCAGAGCGAATGTGACTCACAGCTACAGACGAAAGGGGGCGTTTGCGTCTGATAGTCTCTTGACGGTCTCTACGAGACAGATATGAGTTTTTGGGTGTACTTCTTTACTTAAACATTCTGGGTAGAAGACGGCTTAGGTCAAAATACGGAGGTTTGAGACAGTTCACAGAGCCTTTAAAGAAGCAAAGGCCAGGTGCATCTAGCGACGGCGCTGTTTGCTGACCATTTTGCGCGACAGCCGCAGGTTGATGGCTTCGCGATCGGCCCAGTCTTGCAGCACGCGCAAAAATAGATGCTTATCTTGGCCCTGGAGCACGGCGGTCTGGTCAGCGGTCTCGATGCCGTAGGGGTAGCCGCCGCCGATAATGACTTCACCGCGCACCCAGTTGAGGTACTGGGTCATGGAGCCGCTCTCCCACATCCAGCGGGGCATCTCGAGGCGGGCGGGGTAGCCATCGCGGGTGGTTTTGAGGTAGGTGAAGGCAATCTGGTCGCCGTAGCTGCCGTACTGGTCGAGAATGCCGCCGCGATCGCACTGGAACACCGCCGTGCGATCGCCCCACTCCATCAGCCGGGCCAGCAGTTGGGCATCGTGGATGCCCTCGGTGGCCTCCAGCCCGTAGGCGTGGTGCAGCATGCCGATCAAATCGTGGGCGTAGGAGGTATCGACGTAGCCCACCAGGGGCACGCGGCGGCGATCGCTGGCCTCTAGCAGCGAGAGAATGGACTGCACGTAGGCGGTCTGGCTCTCCTGATCAAAGGCTTCGGCAAAGGTGACCACCAGCGCACCGTCAAAAAACACCAGGGTGCGCTCGGGATCCTCGCAGGTGTCGATGTACTCCACCAGGCGGGCCACCTCCATTTGAAAGCGGCGAATGTTGACCCGGCGCTCTACGGGCTGAGCCGGGTTTGGCCCCAGCTCGGCGGGGGTCATGAGGTCAACTCGCACATCCTTTTGGTAGGGCCGGGTGGCGCTGTGGGGGTTCTCAAACCAGCCAATTTGCAGCAGCGCAATGGGGATAGAAATGTCTTTACCGGGGGAGATCTGGGAGCCATCTACGGCAAACGTTGTAATCCCTTCTAGGACAGTTTGCACCCACTGGGCGCTCTGCTCGCGGTTTGTCCAGCGATCGCCCACCGGGCCAGATTCAGCGAAGAAGAAGGGCAAGATGCCTTTCTCGACGGCGATTTCTTCTAGGGGACGGGCCCCGACTGGGCCCGGGGAACGGTCTAGTTGAGTTACCTGCTGGGCGTGGGACAGGGTCGCGAACGCGATCCATGCCCGGTGGTAGGCGTGCAGCAGCTCAAATTTGGCTCGACTAAAGGCGCTAAAGGCATC
This genomic window contains:
- a CDS encoding PEP-CTERM sorting domain-containing protein (PEP-CTERM proteins occur, often in large numbers, in the proteomes of bacteria that also encode an exosortase, a predicted intramembrane cysteine proteinase. The presence of a PEP-CTERM domain at a protein's C-terminus predicts cleavage within the sorting domain, followed by covalent anchoring to some some component of the (usually Gram-negative) cell surface. Many PEP-CTERM proteins exhibit an unusual sequence composition that includes large numbers of potential glycosylation sites. Expression of one such protein has been shown restore the ability of a bacterium to form floc, a type of biofilm.), encoding MKAFKLLGVALATAGLVGLATPDALANSGKGKGNGNGNGNAASTTTPPATTNPTAPPAGSGNAASTTTPPATTTTTPPATTTTTPPATTTSQPTSAFACSGGSATSNPLAGGSSLSYSQCMTASGNDVSSSIAANLTAFLDSTLGDWVFDGKYEDGKNSSGPNDYGFSWTQTGKGSGTWSVSDTLTSPFVISLKAGNAYTAYYFDSVASFNSGTWATFDQKDLSHASLFVAKGTFVPEEPKTAVPEPASTAALVLVGLSAAGLARKKQG
- a CDS encoding DNA double-strand break repair nuclease NurA, producing MPVSSSQIKALLDQKRDAFSAFSRAKFELLHAYHRAWIAFATLSHAQQVTQLDRSPGPVGARPLEEIAVEKGILPFFFAESGPVGDRWTNREQSAQWVQTVLEGITTFAVDGSQISPGKDISIPIALLQIGWFENPHSATRPYQKDVRVDLMTPAELGPNPAQPVERRVNIRRFQMEVARLVEYIDTCEDPERTLVFFDGALVVTFAEAFDQESQTAYVQSILSLLEASDRRRVPLVGYVDTSYAHDLIGMLHHAYGLEATEGIHDAQLLARLMEWGDRTAVFQCDRGGILDQYGSYGDQIAFTYLKTTRDGYPARLEMPRWMWESGSMTQYLNWVRGEVIIGGGYPYGIETADQTAVLQGQDKHLFLRVLQDWADREAINLRLSRKMVSKQRRR